A single genomic interval of Agarivorans aestuarii harbors:
- a CDS encoding DUF2059 domain-containing protein has protein sequence MKKLLTAALVFASCSLQAAPINELLELNDSELQMQMIRNNLNQALIRQNPPLKNFQPVLEEWANTYLTWEEMKPKIAEVYLKHFTDEELEQLVAFYKTPVGKKSQELNATLIRETALASALVAKGHHKSLEDMLQQAAAQHKQNAEGNQ, from the coding sequence ATGAAAAAGCTACTGACAGCAGCCCTTGTTTTTGCCAGTTGTTCACTTCAAGCTGCACCAATTAATGAATTATTGGAACTTAACGACAGCGAACTGCAAATGCAGATGATTCGTAACAATCTCAATCAGGCGCTCATTCGCCAAAACCCTCCTTTAAAGAACTTTCAACCAGTACTTGAGGAGTGGGCCAATACCTACCTGACTTGGGAAGAGATGAAGCCTAAAATTGCCGAAGTGTATCTAAAGCATTTTACGGATGAAGAGTTAGAGCAGTTAGTGGCTTTTTACAAAACCCCGGTAGGCAAAAAAAGCCAAGAGCTTAACGCCACTTTAATTCGTGAAACCGCCTTAGCCAGCGCATTAGTAGCCAAAGGGCATCACAAATCATTGGAAGATATGCTACAGCAAGCTGCCGCTCAACATAAGCAAAACGCCGAAGGCAATCAATAA